In Lodderomyces elongisporus chromosome 1, complete sequence, the DNA window CTCCGAGCAACGCCACATATAATCAGTGTAAGAAATAATAGCAAAGAAaaccacaaaaaaaaataaaataaaaaaataaaataaaaaaataaaaaaaaaaataaaaaaaaaaaaaatgaggaaacaaaaagaaaaataaaaatttagtTTTGTGTCACATCCCTCAAACGCCATCAGGTCAGAAATGCCGCAGAGGATTGGAacccaaagaaaaaaaaaaaaacgagaataaaaaatacaacaaaaaaaaaacaaattagaGAGCACAAACTTTTACCCGCCAACACTTTGTCAAGTAAAATGCCTCGGAAATCGTTTCAATTATGCCGTCAAGTTGGTCGAGTAAGAAACACTAAATTGTACTAGAAAGGAAAACGAGAGTGGGAAATATATTGGTGGCTGTGAAGTGTACTCAAAGGTAGAAGGTACAATCAATCGTATcaactcaacaacaacaccaacaacagcaccaattaccccccccccccccccaattCTATATTGCTAATAACGTTTCACCCTCACAATATTCCCTTTAACCTTGCCTCCCCATTTCCCTCATAATCTGCTACTTCCTGTGCCCCTTACTTGCTTAAATGCCTACAATAATCAACATTATtgcgtttttttttgttttcttccttATACTCTCCTTCCTTCTATAGCCGAGATCTTCctacttatttttttcttctgttgctgtatatacatataaatatatatataaatatatataaatatatatacacaatTATACACAGATGTATACACTCCACCCCACACGCCACACGCcctaaacaacaaacaataaataactaaatactcaacaaaaataaatattatTCATATACAGTGTAGTTCAATTTGTTGAGTGGTCATCAACATCGAGACTTGATGCCTCATGAGGCTCATGAACCGTATGCTCCAATTCATGCTGGTGCACTAAAGGCGAGGAAGCCCCATGGAAATCACCATACTCACCGTATTTACTATAAGCATTATAATCCACATAGTCACTGTACTTGGTATAATCATTGTACTGTTGAAGATTCGAGTTCTGACTCTGACTCTGACTCTGGCTCTGACTCTGACTCTGACTCTGACTCTGTCCATGTTGTAAACCTGCACCCGTAGCACTTGTAGAATTTGTTGAACTTGTCAATTGGATGCTATCTCCAAACGGCTGAAACTCTCTCTTTGTAGATGGCGACGCACTTGATCCCACACCCACACCCGCACCTGCTGCCGATAACCCACCAAAAGTGCTAAAGTTGCCATGTGGAGATGAGGAAGCCAACCCTAGCGAATTAGCAGCATTGACATCATTTCTCCATATTTGCGCATTACTAGAAACACTTCTCGTGTGACCAACATTGTTTACAGTACTTGGACTTATTGCATTCTGCACCCTTTCATCCTGCCAGATATTCCCTGAAGGAGTACCAAAGAAACTcttactaccactaccagaCAAATTAGGATTCAAAAAATCATGAAATGAACTCACATTCATATTCATGTTCATGTTCATATTCATATTTGTAGTTTGCGGGTTCCACAAGTCCGACTGTGCAAACGTTCCGGAATGATTATAATTGGTATTATACAAACCGGTATTCAAATCCGAGGCTGTTGTAGCCGTATTACCGGCACAAACTCCACCACTCATGGCATCACCATTGTAACCAATAGAATCCAGAGGTAACAGTATATGGATTGGTAGAGGTGACGCCGTCATGTTCGAGCTTTGGTTTTGACTCTGACTCTGATTGTGATgctcttgttgttgctgctgttgcagttgttgaaattggTCATATGGGAAAGCTTGTACACCTTGGTTAAGACCAAGATTGGAAACAACATCATTGCTCATAGCATATGTCTGGTCAAGATTCaacatgttgctattgtgCAACAATGGCGAACTCACATCAAGCGCTCTATTCTGTACAGATGTTGTAGCAGCATTAATCTGTTCCAAACTAATGTAAGGATGATTCGTTGCAAATGATCCAGATTGATTGTTCAAGGATGACATGTCACTGGAATTAAAATCCTGATAAATTTGCGAAGGTTGCATCGGCATCTGGGGTTGTACTTGCACTTGcatttgttgctgctgttgttgctgttgttgctgttgctgttgctggtgGTTGGGGTTTTGATATGGAAAATGACTTGGTTGATATAGTTCAGGTGCATTGACACTTGTAGGTGAAGCATCAACAGATCCTTCATTTGCGTATACTTGACTATAGTAGTTGGCAAAATTGGTTCTCTCATTCTTCTTCGCATAATCTGATGACGACGATTGCAAAACATGACTTCTATTTCCACTGTTGTGGCCACTGCCATTACTGTTTTGATTGAATTTTGGTTTAGGTAATGCATTGCTATACCCACCAAACTCAATCGAGGCTTGATACTCTGTCAATTTCACTGGTTGGTAGTTGCCATCATTATTGAGCTTGGCAATCTCAAGTGCCTGGTGTATAGACACAAATTTCCTGATCTCATTCTTAAACGCTTCTCTCCAATGATTCTCAAACTCTTGATAATTGTTGATTTCATGCATGATTTCATCTTGCCACGAGGGAATAAGCTGAAATATCTTGAGCAATGCATCAAAAGCATTCTTTGTGAGGGATCCATCTTTGTTGAAAACCACAGGAAAGTTGGCATTCAGTGTTGTGCTCGAAGTAGTAGCACCTACAGCGCCAGATCCATTTCCAGTCGCACTCTGAACAGGCGCAGGTGATGGTGAGCTTTCATGATGTCCACTATTTAAATTGCCAGTGTTTGTGTTATTTCCCCCATTTGTCAGACTGGCTTGGTTAGTCAGGTTGAACAAGTCAATTAATGGTCTAAGTTGATTCAATATTGCAATAgactccttcttttcagCAATCAATGCTTTGATATTCTCCTCCACTTTCTCATACTCAACTCGTTCTCCCAAGGTCTTGTCTCCAACgttttttaattctctATCaactttctccttttcatGTTGCTCCATCTCTGCTAAGTGCGAGTTTCGATCCTTTAGTTTTTTAATCTTCAAATCGTTTTCACGAAATTTCGAATTATGCAATGCTATTGTATTTCTAATACTATTAAGTTGAGCTTGaagttttgatttttgaaaCGAGAGGTTGTTTTTCGATTTCTCCAAAGACTTGACgttttgatcttttttaACCTTGCTATCCGTCTCTTCTTCCAATTCATGTTTGTAATATGCGAGATCCTTCTGTAACAAAATATGCTCATTCTGAATGTCCTTTTGAAAACTTTTAAACTCAGCGTTGGTTCTGACCAACTCATTTTGTGCTTTAACGAGATAATTACTGAGTAACTTTGGGTCATCGATACTGCGTATTCCGTCAATAGTGATGGAATCTAGTGGTGGTAATCGCTGTAACAGCAACTGTAACAGcagtttttgttcttgtttttgttctagTTTTTGAGTTTTGGTCTGGTTCTGATCAGATTCTTGCTGCAGTTGTTGCAACCCACTGGACGAAGATTCATCTTCAGTAATTTCATCATCGTAGTACAAGTTTGACTCAATAATCTCCGCTTCCAAGGTCTCAACAtttgtcaatttttcaatctcaCTTTTGTCACACGCCTCGACATATATCGCCTCTGACTTCGATTTGAAGTTTGTTATAGTGTTGCTTGCAACTATTTCGATCCTATACATTTGCTTGGGTACCAAGTTTCTCAACTTGCATGAAGTCGACGTCAAAGTTGCCGCTTCCTGACCATTGATAATCACAATGTAGTACAAGTTCTCATCACCCCTAGTGTCCACATCCCAATGGATCACTATAAAGGATTCCGAAATCGAATCAACACATATTATGGGGATGTGTGGAATTTCGATGTTGAGGTCCTCGATGATCTTGTCCACTGGCGTCCTCAACACAGTATAGAACCGATATAGAAGCCAACATATAGAAGGAATGACCGTGATCAATACCTCTATCATGGTTATTGATAGTTGCTAAGCCCtccaaacaaacaaaaataaaaaaacaatgaaatttttttttctttctttatttgggtcaagaaaaaagaagtaaaacTTTTTGCAGATTTCGCTAGTGTTTGATTTTATGGTGATTTACtatggaaagaaaaaaaaaaagaaaatggataATAATTCAATAATattaatagtagtagtagtagtagtaatagtagtagtagtagtgggcccgaaaaaaaaaatctacAATGCTAGATGTTTGCGCGACTAAAACTTTATAGCACTGGAAGAGGCCGGAAACAGACTGACAAAATATGAGTCGCTATGAATTgtttaatatttttcactatttttcaatattcttcatttctttttaatgttttcagttcttttcattttgttggtttttcccattttctttttgttcttgcaTTCTAGAGCAAACAAATACACTTTAGTCTTCATGTCTTAGATTCTTAAAATTTTCTATCCCTTAACTTCTGTATTTCTTACTTCTTTTACTGCAAACTACATTTTTAGAGTTtggttgatgaaaaaaaaagtaaacttGGTTAACATTTAAGAAAGAacatgaaaaaaagaatgaaataaaaaccaAGCGGGACAATAAAACAAATCTACTATATTCTCTATCTAATCTCTAATTTCTACAATTTCAATCTAAACATTAATGTTTTCACCTGGACTCTCTTCTTCCAATTTTAATGTATCTTTACTGGAAACAAAGTAGATCACCAAAAGTGCCACGTTAAACATAcctaacaaaaaaaatgggcCCAAGATCCACCTATCTGAGATAAAACCACCAAGTAAAGTAATCACCATAATACCCAAACCACCCGTGAAACTATAAAGACCACTGAGGGATCCCATGATCGAGTGCACATCCGAAATTCCACTCAATATACTCATACTGCTTATGATCAACCCAATTTGTGAAATGCCAATTATGCAAACAAATAAGAAACACCAGAATGTCTGTGGATTATAAGAGTCAAAGTTTGTATTAAACGATAATGCAATGTTACCCAAGGCACCGACCCCGGAGGCAATCGCAATGGATCTTCTACCAAGCTTGTTGACTAAGTAGCCCCACAATGGTGCAGTCAATAATGCAGCAGTTTGTGCTACACCATTCAAGATAGCTGCAAACTGATACCCTTCATAGCAACTATCTTTTTCAGACCAACTACTACTTTTGCATTTACCCTGGGAGTAGAAATAATTGTAGACTAGTAAAGGAATGAATGCTGCTGTGCCCACAGTAGTAGCACGCGCAACAAAAGCACCCGCACATGCCAACTGAGCGTTTTTGTTGCCCTTGGAGAACCTATATCCTTCACTCAAGATTTGTACAAAtgccttttcttctcttccgTCGTTTAAACCTTCTTCAGTTGAATTTCCGTATTTGGTATCGTAAAGGAAGTAGAATAGCACCACCAATGAGatcaaagcaaaaaacatCACCACCAAGTAGGAAGATCTGATGCTTTGCTTTATGCTCCAGCCTTGCCAGTCTGAAAGTTTAAGAGGTAATGGGATAAACATTGACACTGAAGCTATAGCACCAAGACCAGTGCATATACCCATAACACCTGCATACCCAccaattcttttcttttttggtggtGCTGAAATTGTATCAACTTCTTCGCTTTGATTTGTTTGCTCATATCCACTAAATCTGGCGGGTCTCCAAAATATTAACTTTGAAAAGTCAAAATCCGAACTCGCCACTTCATTTAAAGTTACGGTTACTGTACTCATACATGCTGTGACCCCCAAAGCAAAAATACATCGCAGTATAAACATATCGGGAACAAGGGACCCATTGAACACAGCATATCCAAACAACCCCAAGGCAATCACAATAAAGCTGCTGCTCTGAACAATCCGGGACCCACCATATCCCAAAGCATCAAATTTGTCTATCAATCCACCAAGAAGCGGGGCAGAAATCATTGATGTCAATTCATCAAAGAACCCAAGTGCACCAACAATGTGGCCAATTTTCGTATCCTTTTCTGAGCCCGGTTTTGGTTCAATTCCAATAACCTCTTTAATATAAAATGGTTGGGTTGCTGTGAGGAAAACCACAATGGCAATACATGCAAACCCAGCGTAGTTGAATGCAAAAAAGTTTGATGCGGTGTAATTACTATATTTGAAGTTGCTCATCTTGATGCCATGGTAAAAgtgaaaagtgaaaagtgaaaaatgaaaaatgaaaaatagaaaactgaaaaatgaaaaatggaaaactgagaaaatgaaaaatgaaaaatgaaaaaaatgaaaaaactAGAAGCAAAGGGGGAAGTATCGAGGGGGATATCTTTTGTCTTATATTAGTTAGTGTATAACTTATATAACtaatatatttattatcGTATactattttcttcttcttcttgacTTTACGGAGAAATCGGTCCGCACAAATCTGGGGATAAAAGACAAGTCTCCGACAAGGGAAAAGGTCACATGATTTAGTAGTCACGTGaaatcttttttcaaaatttttattaaaaaaaacatggAAGACATAAAAATGGAATGGAatgataaaagaaagaaaaaaggttGTGCGGCTCTGACTTGACCCAGAACCCAAAACGTTTGTCGCTGGCGCAACCACtaccaaaacaaagaagaattgaaaaggtAAATGTGGATGAACAATGTGCGTAAGTTTTGCAGCCAAGAAGAAAACGTACAATAGAAAGCCAAGAAGTTTTAAACGCAATTTAAAGATTGGGTAAAGTAATAGCTAAAGGTTTGTTTACATGAGCGAGTGAGTTATTGATTGTAtgggaggaggaggagaagatcgataggaaaagaaatattaCTATGAAAGGTTTGTAAAGTTCACATTATGACGAAAATGAAGACATATGATCAGTTTATGTTCTGAAATATGTAGCACGTGTTTGCAAATGAATGGTTCTACTCTACTTTCAAAGTGAAACAATTGGACTTAGTATTGAGGCTGTGAACGATATCGACAAGGtatgttttttcttcttttccttttttcctttccaaCTTTCATCATTATGTTGCTCAGTCTTCAAGTTTGCAGCTTGTTAGATTCTGCTACCTGGACttgaaattttcaattattATTCCTATTTGGGACAATTGCGCAGGAACATTTTATTAGAGGAGAGgttaacaaaaaaaaagttcaaTGTTCTAATCTGAAATTAGTATTGATACTTGTTTATCCTCCACGATATCTATACGACCATACTCATAAAATTAAGTCTAACATTGAtcaagtttcaagtttttcatttttgcaaTTACAAATCTAATCCACATTGGAGTAATGAATAAACATTGCTTGCTCAACACGACACAATTAAGCAccttcaaaaacaaaaattagaaaacaacaacagaagacaaaagaataataacaTGAGTGGCCTCGTGGGACGCTAAAAGGACGAGAATGCCTTGCCAAGAAATcctttcaaaaacttgttttcatttccaacccaccttttttttttattttctttcgttCCTTTTGGCTTCTATAGTTTTGGCCCTACTTCAAAAACAGTGGCTTCTATTTTccttattttattttatttttttctctttgattgaagaaaccattttgcaaaacaaatagaataaaatgCATGTCACTTATAGACGGTTTGGATTGAGAGAAGACCCTCGTGGGCTCATTTTGTAATGAAGTTTACTTTGAAATCCTAGTAAACTTATTGGAAATTGACGACCATGTGGCTCTTCATCATGAATGAAAGTGTGTAAAGTTCACATGTTGCAAACAAATGAATGAGATCTAATTATGCAAAGCTATTGTTTCTCATACAACCCTCCTCCCCCTTCCTCTCCCCAAACACTTATTTTACCCACGTCTATTCTATTCTGTTCTATTCTATTCCTTGTCAAAGCAgaaaacaagcaaacaaacaaacaaacaaacaattatCACTTTAAGTTTGGGTATAAGTATGGCCCAACTTTCCTCAAAAAATACATCCTAATGCTTTATTTAATATTCAGCAGATCGGgaattaccaaaaaaaaaaacaaaaaatataagCAAACAAGTTGAATTCTAAGATGGCCTTCTCATTTCCAAAACTCTCCAAGATCTCCATATTGGTAATTGCCCTCTACTTATCGTTTTTGGATGCTGTATCTGCTGCACCAGTTGACAATTCTGCTGAAACTAAGAAAAACATCATCTTCCTCGTTGGCGATGGATTGGGGCCAAGTGGTGTCAATTTAGCTCGTGCTTATAGACAATACGTTGATCAACTTCCATACAATGACTTGTTGGAATTGGATAAATATTACATTGGCACCCAGGGCACATCCTCAAACAGTTCCTTAATTACTGATTCAGCGGCCGCTGGTACCGCATTGGCAACGGGTCAAAAGACTTATAATGGTGCCATTTCGGTCGATGTTGATCAACATGCTCTCGGTGCAGTGGGCGAGGCATTGAAATTGCAAGGCTATACCACTGGGTTAGTTGTAACAACTACTGTTACAGATGCTACTCCTGCAGTTTGGTATTCTCATGCCATTTCGAGATCATCGCAAGACCTCTTGGCCGAACAATTGGTTGGTGAGATCCACCCATTGGGATTCGTGCCATCTTTGATTCTTGGTGGTGGCAGAGGCTGGTTTTATGGTGTAAATGAAGGTGGATTGAGAAAAGATAACAGAAGTTTGATCGAGGAGGTGCAAAATAACGGAACTTGGACATATATTGGAGACCGTGCTGGTTTTGATAATTTGGACGAGGGAAAAAATGTTACCTTGCCATTATTAGGATTGTTTGATGACGAATCATACCCATACAGGATTGATAGAGATGATGAGCAGCATCCCAATTTGGTTGAGCAAACTAGAGTAGCTTTGAATGCATTATCAAATGCCACTAGGGATTCAGAACAAGGTTTTTTCTTACTCATTGAATCCTCAAGAATTGACCATGCTGGCCATGCCAATGACTCTCCCGCACACGTTCATGAGACTTTAGAGTACGACGAGACAATTGCCGAGGTGTACAAGTTTGTTCAAAATTCTGACGTTGATACGATAGTCATCGCTACTGCGGACCATGAGACCGGGGGATTAACATTAAAGAATACCAAGGGAAGTGACTTTTCAGCCATTGTTAATGCCACTCATTCAACTGAGTATTTGG includes these proteins:
- the PHO8_1 gene encoding vacuolar alkaline phosphatase, whose translation is MAFSFPKLSKISILVIALYLSFLDAVSAAPVDNSAETKKNIIFLVGDGLGPSGVNLARAYRQYVDQLPYNDLLELDKYYIGTQGTSSNSSLITDSAAAGTALATGQKTYNGAISVDVDQHALGAVGEALKLQGYTTGLVVTTTVTDATPAVWYSHAISRSSQDLLAEQLVGEIHPLGFVPSLILGGGRGWFYGVNEGGLRKDNRSLIEEVQNNGTWTYIGDRAGFDNLDEGKNVTLPLLGLFDDESYPYRIDRDDEQHPNLVEQTRVALNALSNATRDSEQGFFLLIESSRIDHAGHANDSPAHVHETLEYDETIAEVYKFVQNSDVDTIVIATADHETGGLTLKNTKGSDFSAIVNATHSTEYLADSIVDFDNFTDTDALQEFIRTTIIQDGLGLTNFTEDEVNRIADLVRDDGEVGENTDRGTILSVALSNLTASRAKTNWASTDHTWVDVGLYAFSNAPYLQQKVLNTKDGLAGFHQNTDFSVFIKAITDIDLKDTTEKIADIPLKY